A single genomic interval of Apis cerana isolate GH-2021 linkage group LG14, AcerK_1.0, whole genome shotgun sequence harbors:
- the LOC107999889 gene encoding opsin, blue-sensitive: MLLHNKTLASKALAFIAEEGYVPSMREKFLGWNVPPEYSDLVHPHWRAFPAPGKHFHIGLALIYSMLLVMSLVGNCCVIWIFSTSKSLRTPSNMFIVSLAIFDIIMAFEMPMLVINSFIERMIGWEIGCDVYSVFGSISGMGQAITNAAIAFDRYRTISCPIDGRLNSKQAAIIIAFTWFWVTPFTVLPLLKVWGRYTTEGFLTTCSFDFLTDDEDTKVFVTCIFIWSYVIPLIFIILFYSRLLNSIRNHEKMLREQAKKMNVKSLVSNQDKERSAEVRIAKVAFTIFFLFLLAWTPYATVALIGVYGNRELLTPVSTMLPAVFAKTVSCIDPWIYAINHPRYRQELQKRCKWMGIHEPETTSDATSAQTEKIKTDE, from the exons ATGTTATTGCATAATAAGACCCTCGCCAGTAAAGCATTGGCTTTCATCGCCGAGGAAGG ATATGTTCCGTCGatgcgagaaaaatttttgggaTGGAACGTACCGCCGGAGTATTCGGATCTTGTGCATCCCCATTGGAGAGCATTCCCAGCACCTGGGAAACATTTTCACATCGGACTCGCGCTCATCTATTCGATGCTGCTAGTAATGTCTCTCGTAGGCAATTGTTGCGTCATATGGATATTCAGCAC ATCAAAATCACTGAGGACCCCTTCGAACATGTTCATAGTTAGCCTGgcgatattcgatataataatggCTTTTGAAATGCCGATGCTTGTGATAAACAGTTTTATAGAACGTATGATTGGCTGGGAAATCGGATGCGATGTCTATTCGGTGTTTGGATCGATTTCTGGCATGGGACAAGCTATTACCAATGCTGCCATCGCATTTGACCGTTACAG AACCATTTCCTGTCCGATCGATGGACGACTCAACTCGAAACAAGCCGCGATAATCATCGCTTTCACGTGGTTTTGGGTGACACCGTTCACTGTTTTACCATTACTAAAAGTTTGGGGCCGATACACTACCG AGGGCTTTCTCACCACTTGTTCGTTCGATTTTCTTACGGACGACGAGGATACGAAAGTCTTCGTCACATGTATCTTCATTTGGTCTTACGTGATTCCtctcatttttatcatattattttattctcgattGCTCAACTCTATTCGCAATCACGAAAAAATGCTACGAGAGCAG GCAAAGAAAATGAACGTGAAGTCATTAGTATCGAATCAAGACAAGGAAAGAAGCGCCGAAGTGAGAATCGCAAAAGTAGCATTTaccatctttttccttttccttctagCTTGGACACCGTACGCAACCGTTGCTTTGATAGGGGTATATGGCAATCG GGAACTTTTAACGCCTGTATCTACGATGTTACCTGCTGTATTCGCCAAAACAGTATCTTGTATCGATCCATGGATTTACGCGATCAATCATCCGAG GTATCGACAAGAATTACAAAAACGATGCAAATGGATGGGCATTCACGAGCCGGAAACGACTTCTGACGCTACGTCCGCCCAAACTGAGAAAATCAAAACAGACGAATAA
- the LOC107999889 gene encoding opsin, blue-sensitive isoform X1, translating into MREKFLGWNVPPEYSDLVHPHWRAFPAPGKHFHIGLALIYSMLLVMSLVGNCCVIWIFSTSKSLRTPSNMFIVSLAIFDIIMAFEMPMLVINSFIERMIGWEIGCDVYSVFGSISGMGQAITNAAIAFDRYRTISCPIDGRLNSKQAAIIIAFTWFWVTPFTVLPLLKVWGRYTTEGFLTTCSFDFLTDDEDTKVFVTCIFIWSYVIPLIFIILFYSRLLNSIRNHEKMLREQAKKMNVKSLVSNQDKERSAEVRIAKVAFTIFFLFLLAWTPYATVALIGVYGNRELLTPVSTMLPAVFAKTVSCIDPWIYAINHPRYRQELQKRCKWMGIHEPETTSDATSAQTEKIKTDE; encoded by the exons atgcgagaaaaatttttgggaTGGAACGTACCGCCGGAGTATTCGGATCTTGTGCATCCCCATTGGAGAGCATTCCCAGCACCTGGGAAACATTTTCACATCGGACTCGCGCTCATCTATTCGATGCTGCTAGTAATGTCTCTCGTAGGCAATTGTTGCGTCATATGGATATTCAGCAC ATCAAAATCACTGAGGACCCCTTCGAACATGTTCATAGTTAGCCTGgcgatattcgatataataatggCTTTTGAAATGCCGATGCTTGTGATAAACAGTTTTATAGAACGTATGATTGGCTGGGAAATCGGATGCGATGTCTATTCGGTGTTTGGATCGATTTCTGGCATGGGACAAGCTATTACCAATGCTGCCATCGCATTTGACCGTTACAG AACCATTTCCTGTCCGATCGATGGACGACTCAACTCGAAACAAGCCGCGATAATCATCGCTTTCACGTGGTTTTGGGTGACACCGTTCACTGTTTTACCATTACTAAAAGTTTGGGGCCGATACACTACCG AGGGCTTTCTCACCACTTGTTCGTTCGATTTTCTTACGGACGACGAGGATACGAAAGTCTTCGTCACATGTATCTTCATTTGGTCTTACGTGATTCCtctcatttttatcatattattttattctcgattGCTCAACTCTATTCGCAATCACGAAAAAATGCTACGAGAGCAG GCAAAGAAAATGAACGTGAAGTCATTAGTATCGAATCAAGACAAGGAAAGAAGCGCCGAAGTGAGAATCGCAAAAGTAGCATTTaccatctttttccttttccttctagCTTGGACACCGTACGCAACCGTTGCTTTGATAGGGGTATATGGCAATCG GGAACTTTTAACGCCTGTATCTACGATGTTACCTGCTGTATTCGCCAAAACAGTATCTTGTATCGATCCATGGATTTACGCGATCAATCATCCGAG GTATCGACAAGAATTACAAAAACGATGCAAATGGATGGGCATTCACGAGCCGGAAACGACTTCTGACGCTACGTCCGCCCAAACTGAGAAAATCAAAACAGACGAATAA